AGGTATATAGGTAGGTATATACATATATGAGAACAACCAAAGCCATCATCTTCGACGCCTTCGGCACACTGATCCGCTACACAACGCGCACGGCCCCCTATGGCGGCCTCGTGGATGCGGACGGGCGGCCGGTGGATCGGCTCGCCTGCCTGACCCGCAATGTGCCGCTGGCGACCCTCGCCACCGAGATTGGCGCGGGGGACAAGCTCGATGTGCTCCTGCCCGACTTAGCCGAAGAGCTGTCCGGTCTGCGTCTGTTTCCCGAGGTGCCGGAAGTGCTCACCAAGGCGCGGGCCGCAGGCCTGCGACTGGCCGTCTGCTCGAACCTCGCCTACGAGTACGGCCCGGCCGTGCGCGGCCTCGTGCCCGAGCTGGACGCCTACGTCCTGTCCTACGAGGTGGGCGTGGCCAAGCCGCACCCGACGATGTACCGCCTTGCGTGCGCCGAGTTGGGCTGCGCACCGGCCGAGACGGTTTTCGTGGGGGACAGCAAGCGGTGCGACTTCGATGGGCCGCAGGCCTTCGGGATGCAGGCACGCTGGCTGGATCGCAGGGGAGGGCAGTCGCTAGTCGATGCCCTCAAGGGAGTGTTATGAGAAAAGAACTCGATGAGCTGCTGTGCCAGCGCTACCCGCTGATCTTTGCCGAGCGCCATCTTTCGCAGATGCAAACCTGCATGTGCTGGGGGATCGCTTGTGGTGATGGCTGGTTTGACCTGATCGACACCCTCTGCGAGCGTCTGCAATTCTGGACGGATCGCAACAAAGCGCCGCAGGTGGTCGCCCAACAAGTCAAGGAGAAATTCGGCACGCTGTGCTTCTATCCGCGTGAAGCTAACCCAACGCAGCGGGGAATGATCTACATGGCAGAGGCCATGTCTGCCCGCATCTGTGACCAGTGCGGCAAGCCGGGTCAGACGCTGGTGCATGAGTTCTG
This DNA window, taken from Brachymonas denitrificans, encodes the following:
- a CDS encoding HAD family hydrolase; translation: MRTTKAIIFDAFGTLIRYTTRTAPYGGLVDADGRPVDRLACLTRNVPLATLATEIGAGDKLDVLLPDLAEELSGLRLFPEVPEVLTKARAAGLRLAVCSNLAYEYGPAVRGLVPELDAYVLSYEVGVAKPHPTMYRLACAELGCAPAETVFVGDSKRCDFDGPQAFGMQARWLDRRGGQSLVDALKGVL